GACAGAGCAGCCGGCGCGCGGTCACTCCTCCTTGCCTCGCCCGAGCCTCCCTCCGGAAGCACGGAGAGACCTGGAGGTCCATAAACGAACGGGGAGGTGAGACTGCGAGATGAGGGCGCACAGCCGTCGGGCGGGCTGCGGAAGCTCATTGCCGCTCCAGCGGGGCCCTGCCGGCGCAGGACAGGCTCGGGGCAGGTGGCGGGGAGGCCACGGCCGGCCGGTTCCGCCGGGACAGAGCCCGGCCCGCTGGCGGCGGCGAGGCAGCGCGGAGCGGTGCCGCCGTCGGGCTGGGCAGAGGCGGGCCGCGGGGAGGGCGGCGCGGCCGCAGCTACGCTACCGGGGCACAGTCGCTACCTCGCAAGCGGTGCGAAACGCCGCGAGCGGAACGCTTGTCCCGCCGTGTCCCGCGAGCCTCCGCGCCCTGGCCGGCACCTCCTCCAGCACGTCTTCAGCAGAGGCGTAATTGGAGCAGCGCGGGTTCGCCTCCCGCCGTCGTTTTCGGGGACCCCCGGGGCAGGGGACGGCGCTGAGGCAGCCGCAGGGAGGTATCGCCCCGGCGGCGAGCACGGGCCGTGCGCGACGGGACTACCGGGGGTGGGCGGCCCAGCTTTACCGCAGCTTAGTTTCAGCTCCCGCTTTTCGTAAACTGACCACGATgccatttttaatttctcagccAGCCGACTTTTTCGCGGGAGAGCAAGTTACGCTAGAGCGCCCTTCAGAGAGAGACATCCAGCCGCACGCATTTGCGCTACGGTGCAGTCTGAAATTAAGAAGGCCATGGGCTAATGCCCTCTCGTTAAAACCACCCTTATTCTCCGCGTTCAGCATTTTCTTCGTGCTGTGCCTTGCTGTCAGATATTTAAGAGATCTCTCCTGCGTGTAACTGATTAGCACTCTCCCCCACACACATCCTCTCATCACTTGTGTGAGAAAGGAATCAGAAACAGGCGCAGTCCCCCCGTCGGAGAGTCCCGCGGGAGTCCTCCGCTCCTCCTCGCTCTGCGCACGGAAGCCTGCGCTCCCTCCCGGCGCTATCCAGTGCTCGGCTCCGTTCGCAGCCTCAACAGGAAAAGGCCGGGGCCACCCGGCCCGGCCCAACCACTACGGactgcctgccccagcaggtTCCCCTCCTGTCCCGTCTCTCCCTGCTGACAGCCCGTCGACGAACCCGCCGCCCCCGAGGTGCTTCCGCAGGTCCCCACGCGTGGATCCCGCGGGGCGCTGAGCGGCGCGATTAAAGCACCATCCGAGCTGTGCATCCCTCTGATGTGCATGGAACACCAGGGAGACGAGGGCATGCAAAAGCTGGCGATTCACTAAACTCTGTGTGTCTACGTACTTTCATCTTCTCAAAAATGATGCTATGCTAGGAATGCTCACTAAAATAATGAGGGTACGTAACTGTGAAATGATGAAGTTTAGACTGGACTTTGGAAAGGTAGGGGACAAAAGGTAGGCGAAGCACGGATGGAGTCCGGATAGCCAAGCCCGTGCTCTGTCTGCGTCCATCCCCACGTACACACTAGCATTTCTGACCTCTTCTCGGAAAGAACTCCTCTCCAACAAGCTCGGCAAACACACTCCCTTATTGCGAAGCGCCCCCGGCCACAGCAATACCCAGGCTCCGCTACCTGTTTCCGCAAGGCGCGTTATCCTCCTGTCCCTCCGTGGCTCCTGAACTGCCGGGGCCGCCGACCCAGCCAACCTCGGGACGGAGGACTCGGCCCGCGGCTCCGCGCAGCCCTCGGGGCGGCCCTGGGCGAGCTCCCCGAGCCCCGCACGCCAGCGCGGGAGCGGCGGGTCCGCGGCAGCGGCGGGGACCGaggatggggacgggggggcTGCCGCAGGGAACTGGGCGGGGGGCGCGCCAGTGCATCCGCGGCTTTCCGCACCGCCCTCTCGTCGCCTGGCGGAGCCAGGCACCGAAAAcaagaaacactgagaaatcTCCCGTACACTCTATTTTTCCTCCAGACACACTATTTATGAATTACTGCTGCACGTTTGCTATTCCCGCGGGGAACAACGCTCGTATTGATTTTGTTGGTTCCGACTGCTATATTTGTCTTGGAGAAAAGGTGTACGCATacagaaaatgtgttattttatcGAAATCTAATATGCAGCCGTCCGCGAAACGCGCACAAACACTCTGAAATAACGAGAGGAAAGGACCGACACGCAACAAAGGGCGCTGCTCCGGCCCTCCAGCGGGGCAGGTCTCGTTGCACGCCGGCCCTACCCAGGGCTCTCTATCCAATTTCCTCCACGGCACATTTATTTGGAGGCCTCCAGAGCAGACGCTCGTTTTCTGTCGCGCCGTCTAGAACAGACAATAGCTCTAATGCCGTACCTCTGATGGTCACGGACGGAGAGAGCCGCGGAGAGCTCGGCTGCGGGCCGAGCCCGACGCGGCACTTGGGCTAGTGCTTCTCCTGGCCGGAGCCCGCGGGGCGCTCGCCTCCCCAGCACTCAGCCAGAGGCAGCCCAGGTCGTCCCGCCGCGGACGGGAAGCAGAGGAGGCCTTGCGGGAGTCCCGAGGGGAAACCATTGTGCGCGGCGTCCGGGCTGGGACCGGGCGGCCCCGCTGCGCTCCCCGATTCCGATTCGCAGCAGCGATTCCCGGGGAAGACGAGAAGCTTCCGGCAGCCGGGGTCCGCGGACGTCGCCCTGAGGGGCTGTGCCGGTCACATCGCGGCGGCGCGGGCCCTCGAGATCCCCCCGCCCCACACCCCGCCATCCGGTCGGCGCGACGGGCGCACGGCGGCCCGGGCCGGGGGACGGCACGGGCAGCAGCCCGAGCCCCATGGGGAGATGCCTGTAAGCCGTTTCCAGACGATCGAggagggccgggccggggcgtCCCGGGGCTGACAGGGTCCCCCGTCCGCCAGCGAGGACACTGGGGAACCCGACGGACGCGTCGGACCCTCCTGATCGGCCTGCCCGGGGCGGGGAGCGGGAACGGAGCGCGCCTGCGGCCGGCCTGCGGCGCCCCGCTCCCGGCGTAGCGGCTGCGCGCCCGCGCCCAGCCCCGGCCGGGACAGCCGGCTCCACCGCCCCTGCTCCGCCCGCCGTCCCGGCGGCTGGGTTGGCTTCCATCGCGCCATTCTAAACCTCGTCGCAGTCAGAAAAGAGCGCTACTTGCCTGTCTGTCTGAAAGACCTTGTTGCGGCCGCAGCTGTTAGGGATCCTAAGACTAAACTTAAGCGAGACTCGGTCTAGGGTTAGATCTATTTTAGCGGTGGGCAAATGAGAGACTTACTGGGGATATGCCGGATTCACTAAGGCTTGGCGCGGCCACGCACTCATCTACAGTCGTACAGATTCGGGGCCtagaatttgaaacaaaaatttcggggggtggggggaagagcAAGTATTACGGGGCTAGTTCTTTCCTACAACGTCTCAAAAGCAGAATTCTACTTTATCAAACTCAGTATTTCCAACCGTCCGGGCAATTTTCTCAGCTTGATTTATGGAAACGCCACAAAATGTCTCACATCTATCGtcagagcaaaaacaaaaaaagagggagaaaagggtGGAAACATAACGAcaagtttaattaaaaacacctgTCTAGTTAAATACGTGCAGAGAAGCAGATACCCCGATTATTTACTTCACCTGCGATGGACAAGCTGTTGCTTTATTCCCCTGAAACGTCCCGAGCACAATAGCAGTATTTggtttggggggagggggggggggcatgggaCGGGACAATCTGCGGAGAATGTTTGTAAACGTGGAAAAAGCGTACAAGTAACACACAGACCCCCTCCGCTAAGAGAAATGCTCTAGTTTTCCGGAGAGATGTGAACAGCCGGCTCCTAGAAGCCTCTGTCCACAGCGTGAACAAAGACACGGATGTTAATTAGCAACATCCGTGATCTTTGTGGCTTAATTTCAGAACCGGATTAATGCGACAGCCTTTGGCCAGCTCAGATGTTCTCTCTTTAACTTAATGAGAAAGGTTTTGTAACGGGATCTTGGAAGCGCAGAGAAGTgtagaaacagcaaaacagatttaGGATTTGTGAGTCTCTCTAAGCTATAGGTATGCGATCGGGCTTTAGGTTTCAGCAGGATGGAAAAACCTTTCCCGTTCACACATAGCCTTTCTGTCGCGTTTTTCTTTGCTAATACGGAGAGAGATGTAACTGGAATCTTTGTTTAGACTGGAGGGggacagaaaagcagtaacaaacGATGAAGAGAAACGGGAGGGGTGggggtgtcttttttttttttttttttttccctgtctgaaCAAAACCTGGCGCGGGCTCGCTGGCGCAGATAACGATCTCGCTCTGTTCAGAAGGCGGGTTTTGCGCAGGAGGTGAGGCCAGCGAGCCCGCGGAAGGCAGGTCCCCGCGCGGCAGGGTCCACCcccttgaaaacaaaactttttttcctgcaggcgCTGAGAGCAGAGACCCGGAGCAGGGTCCCCGGAGCAGCCTCATCGCGCCCCCACCGCGGAGCTGGTATGCGGTAGGGTAGTGCCATGTATTGGAAGAGCGACCCGATGTTCGTGTGCAGGCTGGATGACAAGGATCTTCCTGCGCTCGGCGGCCCCTCGGAGAAGGTGAGCGGGGCGGCCGCGGAGAGGGAGCGGGCGGCGGTCTCTCGGCAGGGGCTGCAAGGAAGTGAGCGCGGCGCCGGTGCGGGGCGGGTCCCAGGCGAGAGCCCTGTGCCGGCTGGCGCGTTCCGCCTCTCCCCGCTGAAGTCTGGGGGCCCCGGGACCGCCGGCCGTGCCTGCTTGGCGGAGAAGCGCTGGCTCCCGCCGCGACCGTCAGCAGGGAGGCTCCTGTCGGGCCCTGCAGGTGCTCGCAGACGAGCGGGCCGGGACGGCCGGTGCTCCCCGCCTCTGCCGGGCGAGACTGGCTGCAGCCAGCGTTGACAGCGGTCTCCCGTACGCTCCCCCGCAGGCGAGCCCCGCGGCGGCCGACGAGGACTCCTGCTCTTCCTCCGCCGCGCTGTCGCCCTCCTCCTCGCCACGGTCCATGGCCTCGGGCTCCGGCTGCGCCCCTAGCAAGTGCGTGTGCAGCAGCTGCGGCCTGGAGATCGTGGACAAGTATCTGCTGAAGGTAAGAGCGCCCGCTGGCCCCTGCCCGTCGGGCAGGGGTCCCAGCCTGACCTGAGACTGCGGCGTCTATGCCGAGACCCGCGCCGCCCCTCCGACGCCGCGGCACACGGGCGTCGGCGCGGGGCTGTGGCCGCGGAGGCCGAGCCCGTGTGGGCCAGGCGAAGCCCCGTGTCCGGCCACCCTCGGCCGGGGTGAGCACGGCGTCCACCCCCGGGCGGTGCGGGGAGAAGCTCGGCCGGGCCGCGGCGGGCGGCTCTCGGGACGGCGGAACCTGGCGCGGCAGCGGCGTCCGGCGCCTCGAAGCCATGCTGGCTTCCTGGCGCACCTGAAGATAATTGGGAACCGAGCTCAACGAGAAAACACGACAGCGCTGCGAGTGGATAAACGAGCTCTAATGAAACTTGCCCCCCCTTCTCCCGCTGGTCTCTGAACCGCTTCCCGTCGCTGTTACTTGAGCAGTTAGCATCCGTAACGATTTTAGCACGTTATTTTCACTGCAGCCGAGACGGCACGTCCTTCGGCTTGCAGACATGAGTAGAACTATTGCAGAAACGGCACTTACAGACGTGTGCAACTAGCTTAATAGCTTTGAGGTCTGGGCCTTGCAGGAAAGCTGAAGTGGTATTTATGTTTTGataagttttctgttttggggcTGCGTTTTCTCGCGTTCTCTGAGGAGCGTGAAAGAACACTGTTCAGTACATGGATAAGTTCCTGGTTGTGCTTTACGCTACTGATTAAGCAGTGTTAGCACGACCCATTTTTTATTAgctattttataataataattattattattatttagtgtGATGCAATGAATATAAAGGCAAAAAGTGCCCATTCAGAAACGTGGAAGCGAGTTACTCCTTTAAAAGGCTTTATACTAACGTCTGAAGCAAGATTATTTAAAATCGAAAACGTGGTCGTCTCTAAGTATAAAATTTAAGGCAGTTGGGAGATGGCTATTTTCCTCTAGGATTACAGCCATTAGTTTCCCTGGATCAGAGTCTTGCCTCTCCACTTTCAAAAGTGAGATTAGACTAAAATCCTTCTTTCAGTCACTTGATTGCAATAGGTGCAGCTTTAAATAAAGTCGTATATCCTGCAAAGAGAAAGTTGATAGCGCCACTGAAAACATCTAAATCTATTTAGATCATTTGCTTTAGATCTCAGTGGTGATGAGGAGGTCAAACGTTTATGTTGGGTTggcattcatttaaaacaagGTTGTTGTAGTTCAGGGAAGCTGTATATCCTTTGTGCCAGTAAACCCCAGCCACCACTGCAATAGGCTGGTTTTGCACACGAAATGTGCTGTGGAACTGGGAGCAGAGCCAACAGAATTTGGTTCTGGTTGCATTTATTCCAGTGATATTTTGGTAGGTCGTTTACATCACTGTCTTCTGTCTGAAAAGCTGGGATAGTGTGGCTTGGAGAGAAAGacttctaaattattatttagaCTTCAAACATTATTCCTTTCTGTATAGGTGGTGAAAGAAATCTGTGGTGGGAGCCTGGTAATCTTGCTGATCAGCAGCAGTGTGTATTCTAATTTCAGCCCTGTAAATTAACAAATAAGAAGGTAGATGAATGACATCAACCTGGGCATGTAACAAAGCTACTGATTTCTTCTATAGAAGAGCATTAGCCTCTCGAGAGCAGTCAATGCAATGAACTTTGTGTTGTGGGATGTCAGCTCGTGCCTTGCACCACTGATGCTGCATGGAGCTGTGTGCCAAGCAGCCTGACTGTGTATGGGATCACCTTGCCTGCTCTGGGGTTCCTAGTATGTGCTGCGGTGGGCATCGCCTGGCAAGCCTTTTTGTGCAGAAGCACTGGGTGGGCTTGATCTGGTCCAAAAGCTGCTGTCCTGTGTCTGTCTGCAGtgcatccattttaaaaaatagttttgaggCTCAATTTGGTGACAGCTGTTATCAACAGTTTCACATTATACGTGGTGTAAATTTGTCAGTCTATGAAAATATCGCTGCCAACAAGAATAAATCTTGAGGGAGCATTGGGTAGCTGCAAGAAGTAATATTAAAACCTGAAGAATGACTGAAATGGGCTTTTCTAGCCTGATCTCTAAGATTTGATACCTTACTTTCTCTGTGGCTTGTCTGGCAgtgtttttatgaaaagaacATCCTGGATTATCCCAAATCTGCTGTTTTGCCATTCACAGTACATGGGCTGAAGATATTAGTGCTTGCTATAGAATGAGAAATGGACACAGGACACTTAAAAATCCATATATCTAAACTTGCTGGTTGTTTGCTTTATGTAATTTCTCctataaaatctaaaattatcTAAACAACTATTACTTAACTTTTGTGGTCAGTGGGACTCTTAGGTTTTCAAATCAAGTTATTTAGCTGGTGTTTAATTCACAATATATTCATGACAAAGAATTTTCTTTAtaagaatgaagaaattaaaattccaCATAACTTATTTGCCCAAAACTTATATATGGCTTTTCAAATCTCCTGATTTGCTACTGCTTTCCATGACTATAACTAATTTCACTGTGGACATTACATCTGAAATGATTATTGAATTTGCTATAAAAAAGACTGCTGATGTGTTGAAGCTCTCAATCCATTCCCTAACTTTGCTTTATCAGAAATCTGGCAATTGATTATATGGTTTGTTTCATGGTGTGTTTCTAATTGACAGACcatgttgttttggttttgcttcggtactttcattttaaaatttcaaatcaCTTTGCAAAGTTTGTTCTTTGTTAAGCAGGAGTTTCTGCTGACTGGGAAATAGGAGCATGTACGTTAGCAGTAAGGTCATGTGAGGCCAAAACTTGCTCTGTTACTGTAATACTGTGAGAGCAGAACTGGTCACAAAATATCTGTGTAGAACTTGAATCTCTTGCTTCCTCTTCCTGTGCTTTTAATTACAAAGCCATGAAAGCATATTCTGAAGACCTTAATCAAATTCATTAACCCCTAATATGTATGCAGTTCTATAGGCAGTTTTGCCTTGAAGATAAATTTTCTGTGAATCACAATATGTGTTGTTTATGGtcttttctgtttgaagaaaaaaaggtcttCTGCCACTAATActagtattttatatttacaaacTGAAGGGTATCTTTTGGTGTTCT
This portion of the Oxyura jamaicensis isolate SHBP4307 breed ruddy duck chromosome 8, BPBGC_Ojam_1.0, whole genome shotgun sequence genome encodes:
- the LOC118171006 gene encoding uncharacterized protein LOC118171006, with translation MARWKPTQPPGRRAEQGRWSRLSRPGLGAGAQPLALRSRSPPRAGRSGGSDASVGFPSVLAGGRGTLSAPGRPGPALLDRLETAYRHLPMGLGLLPVPSPGPGRRAPVAPTGWRGVGRGDLEGPRRRDVTGTAPQGDVRGPRLPEASRLPRESLLRIGIGERSGAARSQPGRRAQWFPLGTPARPPLLPVRGGTTWAASG
- the LOC118170831 gene encoding collagen alpha-1(I) chain-like; the encoded protein is MATVRLRDEGAQPSGGLRKLIAAPAGPCRRRTGSGQVAGRPRPAGSAGTEPGPLAAARQRGAVPPSGWAEAGRGEGGAAAATLPGHSRYLASGAKRRERNACPAVSREPPRPGRHLLQHVFSRGVIGAARVRLPPSFSGTPGAGDGAEAAAGRYRPGGEHGPCATGLPGPADFFAGEQVTLERPSERDIQPHAFALRCSLKLRRPWANALSLKPPLFSAFSIFFVLCLAVRYLRDLSCV